AGCCGAGTCTACCTCTATGGTGGATGGCCGGTGGATGACCCACCCACGCCGCAGATAGATTTCCTCGACCTGAAGACATTGCGCTGGCATACTGTGCCAACCAGGGTCGAGCTGCCGGAGAACACCGTGTACCATTCGGCGTCCGCCATTGGGGACCGTATGTACGTGTGGGGCGGAGCCATTGTGCTTTCTGGCCGAGGCACAGCCTACGGCAGCTCTCTGGCCTATCTGGACACGTCCACCTCGACATGGGTGCGGCCCCGCGTCGATGGCTTTCCCCCCGAAGGGCGCGAAGATCACGCCACCTTCGTCTACAACGGAGAGCTGTATGTATTTGGAGGTTTGGACTTCAACCGGGACCGATACTTTGGCATCATCCACACGTACAACCCTGAGAGGTCCTCCTGGAGCGTAGTGAGGCCGAAGCGATCAGGCCCGTCGGCCAGGCGATTCCCGGGCTGCTGCGTGATTGACAATTTGCTTTTCGTCTTCGGTGGTCGAGGATTGAAATCCTACGCAACGGTCGAGCAGTGGATGCAGTCTTGTGTAGAGGAGACTTCTGAACTATGCGAAGAGGCGCTGACGGATATGCACGTGCTAGACCTTCGTCCGACTTTGAAGACTATGTGCCTGATGGCTGTCATAGATGCAAATGTGCATGTCGGCCACCTGCCGCCTGCCATTAAGAAGGAGGTCAGTGCACTCACAAGCTACAGCAGCACTTCGCCGTCATCTCAGCCTGCAGGCTCAAGCTGCGCACCAGACTGACTGGACTCTTTCGATGTGGCCAGAGACTGTGGGGACGGTAATCTACGCGACCGCTGGGGCGACgctacaacaagaaaaaaattgctttcgaGTAAACTGCCCCTGCTTCGTGCAATGTTTGCACACTAACACGCAGATGTTCAAGTGTCCATGCAGTTCGAATCCAAGTTTCCTTGCTATTATTATATCCGGAAAATAAATGAGAAACGGC
This portion of the Amblyomma americanum isolate KBUSLIRL-KWMA chromosome 10, ASM5285725v1, whole genome shotgun sequence genome encodes:
- the LOC144108146 gene encoding kelch domain-containing protein 3-like; translated protein: MWTVRLGGVPEGANYTAVSINGKIYSFDPDRKDVDRTTRESVEVYVFDPATCQWNQLQTQSLPDGSPWHNNYSRTVVAYGDSAYLWSSRDYIEVGSAVYRFDTRTMAWSLLEVSGQWPELRFGQTACLVGSRVYLYGGWPVDDPPTPQIDFLDLKTLRWHTVPTRVELPENTVYHSASAIGDRMYVWGGAIVLSGRGTAYGSSLAYLDTSTSTWVRPRVDGFPPEGREDHATFVYNGELYVFGGLDFNRDRYFGIIHTYNPERSSWSVVRPKRSGPSARRFPGCCVIDNLLFVFGGRGLKSYATVEQWMQSCVEETSELCEEALTDMHVLDLRPTLKTMCLMAVIDANVHVGHLPPAIKKEVSALTSYSSTSPSSQPAGSSCAPD